Part of the Venenivibrio stagnispumantis genome is shown below.
AATTAGAAAGATATTCTTCAAATTTTTCTTGAAACTCTTTTTCAGATATTAATATTAACTGCGGAATTGTATTTGTAAAAAATCTTATATCTTCTATTGCATAAAAAGGTGTTTTATCAGTAATATAATACTTATTTTCTCCTGCCGGTAAAATCTGATTGTTTTTAAAAAAAAGCGTAGAAAACTCCATAATTAGTTACCTTCTTTACTTTTTTCTGCCTTTTTTAGTTGTTCTAATATCTTTTGATGTTCTTCTGTTATTTTTGCTATATCTTCCGGACTATTTATTATAAAAGGTGTAAGAAATACAAAAAGATTTGTTTTATTCAATTCATTTGATTTATATTTGAATAAATTACCCACTACCGGAATATCTGATAAAATAGGCACTCCTTCCATTGTATCTATGGTTTTTTTAGATACAAGACCACCAAGTATTATAGTTTTTCCATTTTCTACCATTATTGATGTATTAATTTCCCTTTTGGAAGTAATCGGAACTACATAACTTATTTGACCTATCTGTGGTTTTTCATAACCTATAACTTCATTTGTTTCTTGATGAAGTTCCATAAGAATATTATTATCACTTATATGGGGAGTAACTTTCAGTTTTAAACCTACTTCTTTATAATCATAATTTATTATAGGATTTCCGTTTACATCAAATTTTAAACTTGAAGCAAAAGGGGTTACCTGTGATACATTTATCAATGCTTCTGCATTATCAAGGGTTAATATTTTAGGTGAAGATATTATATTAAATCCGGTTCCACTTTCAAGTAAAGACAATAAAAATAATAAATCGGGAAAAAATAAATTATTTCCGGATATAGAAACTGTCTTACCACTTTGGGTTAAAATACCTGACACAAAATTGCCAGTTCCAATTAAATTGTAAAAATCTTGAGATGATAAACCTCCTCTAAAAGTAGCTCCTCCTGAAGAGCCAAGTATTTGCCATCTAACACCTATTTCTCTCAAAGCTTTCTCAGATACTTCAGCAATCAATGCTGTTACAAGCACCTGTTTTTTTGGTTTATCTAAATCTGATATTAAATCTTTAATTGCTTCATATTCTGCTTTATTTGCGTATATTACTAAGATATTTGTTGTTTTTTCTGCAATAATTTTTGGTTTTTCATTTTTTTGATAAACAGGCTGGGTTATTATTTTTTTCTCTGGCATAGATTGATTTTGAGATGTAGAAACTTCTGTTTTTCCTTCTGTTGTTTCTTGAGTTTGTTTTGCTTCTTGGGATGAGACTTGATATTGAATCATCTGAATATTTTCTAATACTTTGTTTAATACATCTGCAATATCTTCTGCTTTAGAATTCTTTAATTTTACTGTCCAAAATCTTCTGTAATTTAAATTTTCACCTTGAATCGGTATGTCTATTGTATTAATTATTGCTTCTACATCCTTTATTATTTCCTTTGGAGCTTTTACTATAATTGTGTTATTAGATGATAGATTTACTATTTTATAAGATATATCTTTTTTCCCATAATCTGCAAAAAGATTATTTAAAGCAGTTGCTACTTCATCAGATTTAGAATATCTAATTTTAAAAATTTTTATTTCTTCTTCTTCAGAAAGATTTTCAATTAATGAAATTAATTGCTTTAAATTTTCTATATTATTTTTAGTATCTGTAATTATAATTAACTTTGCCGGATTATAGTTAAATATTAACCCTTGTTGGGATTTTAACCCTCTTAAAATATTTGCCACCTGAATAATATCTGCCTTCTCAACTTTATAAACAAATGTTGCAAGTTCAGAAGAACCTACTAATTTTTCAGTAATAGGCGGAACAGAGTTTCTAATATTGGATGGCACTATCTCAAAATATCCTTTTTTCTCCACAATATCATAATTTCTGGATTTTAAAATTGTAGTGTATAAATCCCATACCTGTTCTATAGAAAGAGGCTCATTTGAGATAAGTGTGACTTCTCCTTTTAAATCTGGAGGATATATTATATTTTTACCGGTCAAAGTAGATACGAAATAAGTTAAAATTTTTATATCAACTTTATCAAAGTTTAAAACAACCTTTTTTTCTTTTTTTGCTATCTGGGCAAGTTTTTTAAGTTGATT
Proteins encoded:
- the gspD gene encoding type II secretion system secretin GspD gives rise to the protein MKFNKIFLILFIFCINFITLAEEIDQNQLKKLAQIAKKEKKVVLNFDKVDIKILTYFVSTLTGKNIIYPPDLKGEVTLISNEPLSIEQVWDLYTTILKSRNYDIVEKKGYFEIVPSNIRNSVPPITEKLVGSSELATFVYKVEKADIIQVANILRGLKSQQGLIFNYNPAKLIIITDTKNNIENLKQLISLIENLSEEEEIKIFKIRYSKSDEVATALNNLFADYGKKDISYKIVNLSSNNTIIVKAPKEIIKDVEAIINTIDIPIQGENLNYRRFWTVKLKNSKAEDIADVLNKVLENIQMIQYQVSSQEAKQTQETTEGKTEVSTSQNQSMPEKKIITQPVYQKNEKPKIIAEKTTNILVIYANKAEYEAIKDLISDLDKPKKQVLVTALIAEVSEKALREIGVRWQILGSSGGATFRGGLSSQDFYNLIGTGNFVSGILTQSGKTVSISGNNLFFPDLLFLLSLLESGTGFNIISSPKILTLDNAEALINVSQVTPFASSLKFDVNGNPIINYDYKEVGLKLKVTPHISDNNILMELHQETNEVIGYEKPQIGQISYVVPITSKREINTSIMVENGKTIILGGLVSKKTIDTMEGVPILSDIPVVGNLFKYKSNELNKTNLFVFLTPFIINSPEDIAKITEEHQKILEQLKKAEKSKEGN